CCAGAGAGCGAACCTTCGTCACCACGCCACCAACAATGATGGCATCGCCAGAATCCGCCTTGTTGGAAAGTTCTTCAACGGCCAAACTGCAAGAGGTAAAGCCTAGAAGTTCAGGACGGAAAGCATCCAGAGGATGCCCCGACAGGAACAAGCCTAGAATATCCTTTTCCTTGCCCAGCATTTCCATGGTGGTCCATTCTTCGGCTTCTTCCAAAGTTTCTGCGTCAGAATCCATCGAAGGAGCGCTACCGCCAAGATCAAAGAGGGACATCTGACCGCGATCCTTATCTTCCTGGAAGCGAGCGGCGACAGTAAGAGCCTTATCGACCGTAGCCATCAGGGAAGCTCGACTACCCGGGAATTCATCCAAGGCACCAGCCATAATCAGGCTTTCCACAAAGCGTTTATTCATGGGGGCGCGTTTTTCTTTCTGTTCACCCTGATATTCAGCTACGCGCTTGGTAAAGTCAAAGAGGTCCTTGAACTTTCCGCGGCGTTCTCGTTCAGCAATGATATCTTCTACAACGCCAAGACCAACACCACGAATACCCGCCAGACCAAAGAGAATCTTATGGTCCTTGGTTGCAGAGAATACACCCAAGGATGCATTAATATTAGGAGAAAGTACAGGAATATTTAGACGTTTACATTCCAGAATGATGGTCACGATATCTTCCGTCTTGCCCATCTTGGAAGTCATGGATGCAGCCATATATTCCGGACCGTAGTGAGTCTTCAGGTAGGCAGTCTGGTATGCCACGTAAGCGTAGGCAGCAGCATGACTCTTGTTAAAGGCGTATCCGCAGAACGGAAGCACAGCATCCCAGACTTTTTTGATCAACTCGTGAGAATAACCTCGAGCTTCGCACTTTGCAAAGAATTCTGGAGTCAATTTTTCCATCTTTTCAGGCATCTTCTTAGCCATGATACGACGGATATTATCAGCGCCGCCCAGGGAGTAACCGCCCAAAATCTGGGCAAGTTTCATCACCTGTTCCTGGTACACGATAACGCCATAGGTTTCCCCAAGGACCTGTTCCAAGTCTGGATGGTAGCAGTCCACTTCTTCGGTGCCCAGCTTTCGTGCAATAAAGTGAGGAATCTGGTCAATCGGTCCCGGACGATACAAGGCGTTCATTGCAATCAAGTCCGTAATACGGGAAGGTTTCAATTCGCGTAGGTATTTCTGCATACCCGGAGATTCGAACTGGAAAACCGTGGTGGTCATGCCCTTACTCAGAAGTTCAAAGGTTTCCTTGTCATCCAGAGGAATATGGGCCATATCCACATCAATCTGACGGTTTTGCTTCACCATGCGAACCGTATCCTGAATGATGGACAAGTTGATAAGGCCCAAGAAGTCCATCTTCAGAAGGCCAATGTCTTCTGCATAATGCTTATCGTACATCACCACCGGAGTATCTTCGGGAGCCGCACGATAAAGAGGAGCCAGGTTATAAATCGGGGTCGGCGTAATCACCACGCCGCAAGCATGCACGCCTGTCTGACGGGGCAAATCTTCCAGAGTCAAGGCAATTTCCCAAAGGTTCTGGTACATGGCCCTAGAGTTAATCATTGTCTGCAACGGTTCCGGGCTGTAACCATCTTCCAGGTTGTTCCCCTTCTTGTCTTTACCAGTCCATGCCTGCTTCAAGCTAAAGTTCAGGGTACGCTGAGGGAACAACTTGGTAATCATTTTGGCTTCGCCAGGAGGGATTCCAAGCACGCGGGCCACGTCCGTAATCACAGCCTTGGACTTCAGCATACCGTAGGTAATAATCTGGCCCACGCATTCCTTGCCGTATTTCTGAGTCACGTAGTCAATCACACGACCACGGTCACGGTCTGCAAAGTCCGTATCAATATCGGGCATGGACACACGTTCCGGATTCAGGAATCGTTCGAAAAGCAAGTCAAACTTCAGCGGGTCAATGTCCGTAATACCAATGATGTAGGTAACCAGAGAACCAGCAGCAGAACCACGGCCTGGCCCCACGGGAATACCGTTATTACGGGCCCAGTTAATGAAGTCCCACACAATGAGCAGGTAACCCGCCACGTTCATGTTACGGATGCAGTTCAGCTCCTTGTACATGCGCTTGCCCACATCCGTTTCATGTTCCGGGAACTTAAAATCTTCGTCGGGGAAACGCCACTTTAGGAAGCCATTGCAAAGATGGATGATGTAAATGTCGGAATCAGAACCAGGCTTGCACCAGCGATGGACCGCCTTTTCCCAGGCCTTGTGGTCGTTTTCGTCGAAAAGTTCGGGAGAAGCCAGGCGGTCAATTTCGGCCTTGTCTTCGTCTGTCAAGGCATCCGGTTCGATTCCCTTTTCCTCGCACATCTTGGCTTGAAGCTTCTTCTTCTTATCCTTGATGACGCCACCTAATTCACGTTCCTTGACAACCGGGTACTCCGCGTCATATTCAGCCTTCATGATGGCCTTGATCTTCTGGTATTCTTCACCAGCAAGGAAATCATCAGGAATCTTGAATCGGGGCCAGAATTCATCACCGATACCAGTCTTCACGGTATAGCTACAGCGGTCCGCAATCTTAACCGTATTTTCGATAGCACCAGGAATGCGGCCAAACTTCGCCACCATTTCCTCTTCCGTACGGAAATAGAATCCTTCCGAGGGGAAACGCTTATCCACGTAGCCGTTAATGGTTTCCTTCACCGCAATACAGCGAAGAATCTTATGAGCCTGGGCGTCTTCCTTCTTGATGTAATGGACATCGCCAACAGCAACAACTTCACGGCCCAATTCGTTTGCCAACTGGACATTAAAATCATTGAGCAGATTCTGCTGGGGAACGTCATTATCACAAACAGAAATGTACAGATGATCGTGATCGAAAATCTTGTCCAGACGTTCCATGTATTCACGGGCAACGGTATTTCTTCCAGCAGCTACACTCTGACCATACTTGCTGAAGAAATCACCCGCAATAGCAATAAGACCGTCCTTAAACTGAGACACGGTTTCCAATGGCACAGACGGGATTTCAGCCCAGCGTTCACCATCTTCGTAGCGATAGCTGACGATACGGAGCAGGTTATAATAGCCCACTTCATTTTCGACGAGGAGCGTCAAGCGCTCGTAAGTAATAGGATCCTTACTGGTTGCGCTAGGGGTATCAATATAGACATGGCAGCCGTACACCGTCTTAATAGGCGGAAGTCCCTTTTCCTTACGTTTCTTATTAAGTCCCTGACCACGAGTCTGGAACTCAAGAATACCAAACATGGCACCGTGGTCGGTCAGAGCAATTGCAGGAGCATTATTTTCAGCAGCAGCCGCGAGAATATCATCAAGACGGGCAGAAGCCTGCAATACAGAAAATTCGGAATGTGTCTGAAGGTGTACAAAAGCCATAGTCTAAATTTAAAAAATCCTTAAAAGAGGCGATTTTCCAAAGGGTGTATCATCTCTTATTTTCGGTTTATCAAATATTTAATTATCTTTCAGGAAAACAAACGAGGTATTCATGAAACCGAATCTTGCTCTTTTGATCCTTTCCTGGCAGGTAGCTTGCCTTTTCCACGAAACAGAAACTGAAAAGCTGTTGCCGGGTTCTGCTAGCGCAACCGAAGCAGAAAGTGACGAACTGGACAAGATCCACGACGAATGGACCCCCGATGTGAACTGGGACGATTTCAATACTGCTTATGGCGGATTCTCCAGTGCAAAGGCCCGTACCGAAGCCTGCATCAAAGCTCTTAAAAATGAAACCGCAGAATTCAAGAGCAAGGTTTTGGAAGCTATGCTCCGTGTCGCCGGTGCCTCTAAGGAAGACGACAACGAATCCAACGTTTCCCCCGAAGAAATGGCATTTATTCAGCAGGTGAAAACAGCTCTTGTCGGCTAACAGCTTAAAGTAAAAGTCCAATTAAATCTGACTTTTGCTTTATGAGAAAAGGCTCGCGATTACTCGCGGGCCTTAAGTATTTTGACGCCTTCCCTGAACTAGATTCAGGGTGACCTTGCACAATAATTAGCGCAGGACGGGGACGCCCATTAGCGAAGCGTAATATCTCCGCCAGCAATCAGCTTGTCACGAAGCTTGTTGTGAGCCTTATTGACTTCGTCGTCGGTAAGAGTGCGGTCCATTGCCTGGTAAGTAAGGCTATAGACCATGTTCTTCTTGCCAGCTTCGATCTTTTCACCTTCATAGATGCTCTTGAGAGCAATCTTTGCAAGGTTCTTGGGATTCAAGC
This DNA window, taken from Fibrobacter sp. UWR4, encodes the following:
- the dnaE gene encoding DNA polymerase III subunit alpha, with amino-acid sequence MAFVHLQTHSEFSVLQASARLDDILAAAAENNAPAIALTDHGAMFGILEFQTRGQGLNKKRKEKGLPPIKTVYGCHVYIDTPSATSKDPITYERLTLLVENEVGYYNLLRIVSYRYEDGERWAEIPSVPLETVSQFKDGLIAIAGDFFSKYGQSVAAGRNTVAREYMERLDKIFDHDHLYISVCDNDVPQQNLLNDFNVQLANELGREVVAVGDVHYIKKEDAQAHKILRCIAVKETINGYVDKRFPSEGFYFRTEEEMVAKFGRIPGAIENTVKIADRCSYTVKTGIGDEFWPRFKIPDDFLAGEEYQKIKAIMKAEYDAEYPVVKERELGGVIKDKKKKLQAKMCEEKGIEPDALTDEDKAEIDRLASPELFDENDHKAWEKAVHRWCKPGSDSDIYIIHLCNGFLKWRFPDEDFKFPEHETDVGKRMYKELNCIRNMNVAGYLLIVWDFINWARNNGIPVGPGRGSAAGSLVTYIIGITDIDPLKFDLLFERFLNPERVSMPDIDTDFADRDRGRVIDYVTQKYGKECVGQIITYGMLKSKAVITDVARVLGIPPGEAKMITKLFPQRTLNFSLKQAWTGKDKKGNNLEDGYSPEPLQTMINSRAMYQNLWEIALTLEDLPRQTGVHACGVVITPTPIYNLAPLYRAAPEDTPVVMYDKHYAEDIGLLKMDFLGLINLSIIQDTVRMVKQNRQIDVDMAHIPLDDKETFELLSKGMTTTVFQFESPGMQKYLRELKPSRITDLIAMNALYRPGPIDQIPHFIARKLGTEEVDCYHPDLEQVLGETYGVIVYQEQVMKLAQILGGYSLGGADNIRRIMAKKMPEKMEKLTPEFFAKCEARGYSHELIKKVWDAVLPFCGYAFNKSHAAAYAYVAYQTAYLKTHYGPEYMAASMTSKMGKTEDIVTIILECKRLNIPVLSPNINASLGVFSATKDHKILFGLAGIRGVGLGVVEDIIAERERRGKFKDLFDFTKRVAEYQGEQKEKRAPMNKRFVESLIMAGALDEFPGSRASLMATVDKALTVAARFQEDKDRGQMSLFDLGGSAPSMDSDAETLEEAEEWTTMEMLGKEKDILGLFLSGHPLDAFRPELLGFTSCSLAVEELSNKADSGDAIIVGGVVTKVRSLETKRGDNIGVGAIQDFQGELEIFFKKDVWEKFRDTISQDDQVLVKGMLERKRDSEEIQLVVLEVIQLDRVRSDMVTHIHMNVFSNSFDDAFLEKMKNLLEENKPYDESMRGCNIVLHVEADSGFIHVINMKNDKVMYTPELLQALRNDLGATKVWVSNREKR